One Pirellulales bacterium DNA segment encodes these proteins:
- a CDS encoding IS6 family transposase: MRTPRDSIYAGHRYPAEIISYAVWLYFRFPLSLRMVEEMLAARGISVTHETIRQWGLKFGREFAGRIRRRAPLRGDKWHLDEVVIGIAGKKHWLWRAVDQDGFILDILVQSRRDKKAAKRLFRKLLKKQGRGPCVLITDKLKSYAAAKREIMPGVEHRQHKGLNNRAENSHQPTRRRERIMKRFKSPRQVQRFLSTHDQVANIFPRRRDHDTAANLRSGRTQAFATWADVTGVAMAA; encoded by the coding sequence ATGAGGACGCCTCGAGACTCGATTTACGCCGGCCATCGCTACCCCGCTGAGATCATCAGCTACGCGGTCTGGCTGTATTTTCGGTTCCCGTTGAGCCTGCGCATGGTCGAGGAGATGCTGGCCGCCCGCGGCATCTCAGTGACGCACGAGACGATCCGGCAATGGGGCCTGAAATTCGGCCGGGAATTCGCCGGCCGCATCCGTCGGCGAGCGCCTCTCCGTGGCGACAAGTGGCACCTGGATGAGGTCGTCATCGGCATCGCCGGGAAGAAGCATTGGCTTTGGCGTGCCGTCGACCAGGACGGCTTCATTCTCGATATTCTTGTCCAGAGCCGGCGCGACAAGAAGGCCGCCAAACGCCTGTTCCGCAAGCTCCTCAAGAAGCAGGGTCGAGGCCCTTGTGTGCTCATCACCGACAAGCTGAAGAGCTACGCCGCGGCCAAGCGGGAGATCATGCCCGGGGTCGAGCATCGGCAGCATAAGGGCCTCAATAACCGGGCCGAAAACTCCCATCAACCGACCCGACGACGAGAGCGGATCATGAAACGGTTCAAGTCGCCGCGGCAGGTTCAACGCTTCCTTTCCACTCATGACCAGGTCGCGAACATTTTCCCCCGCCGCCGAGACCACGACACCGCCGCGAACCTTCGGTCCGGCCGCACCCAGGCGTTCGCCACCTGGGCCGACGTCACCGGCGTCGCCATGGCTGCATAA